One genomic region from Phragmites australis chromosome 1, lpPhrAust1.1, whole genome shotgun sequence encodes:
- the LOC133890865 gene encoding uncharacterized protein LOC133890865, translating into MRSLLSLLPLLFLLLPSAAAASNCSQAPGAESGPAPRELVPVAPAAELGAMVLSLNETRRRLGSFQLCAPCTCCGGARGACVLAPCCYSINCNIPNRPFGYCSFTPKSCDCLGCNL; encoded by the exons ATGCGcagcctcctctccctcctcccgctcctcttCCTGCTCCTCCCCTCCGCGGCCGcggcctccaactgctcccag GCTCCGGGCGCGGAGTCCGGGCCGGCGCCGCGGGAGCTGGTGCCGGTGGCCCcggcggcggagctcggcgCCATGGTGCTGAGCCTGAACGAGACGCGGCGCCGGCTGGGGAGCTTCCAGCTCTGCGCGCCCTGCACCTGCTGCGGCGGAGCCAGGGGCGCCTGCGTGCTCGCCCCCTGCTGCTACTCCATCAACTGCAACATCCCCAACCGCCCCTTCGGGTACTGCTCTTTCACGCCCAAGTCCTGCGACTGCCTCGGCTGCAACCTCTGA
- the LOC133927282 gene encoding zinc finger CCCH domain-containing protein 12-like isoform X1 yields MDDAGRASAPAAVTVSAAAPAPPPTPAAADTSSPDPAALYEEGMWQQMAMNSGATMQPGPYPERSGEPDCTYYLRTGLCRFGISCRFNHPPDRNLAIASARMKGEYPERVGQPECQYYLKTGTCKFGPTCKFHHPREKAGIAGRVQLNTLGYPLRPNEMECAYYLKTGQCKYGNTCKFHHPELFNVVASSHGSPIYPSVHSSASTGPHSYTGTIASWAFPRASFIPSSKWQSPSNYAPMIVPQGLVQVPSWNSYTSQLQSPGAQQTYGTSQQDEASAVNQGMLSPYRSSSFPVPRYALQRENVFPERPDQPECQYYMKTGDCKFGAVCKFHHPRVRSLPPPDCVLSPMGLPLRPGEELCKFYSHYGICKFGANCKFDHPMVTPMGVYAYGFSASASPASASTNEPMVQRLLGSPSGSRYTS; encoded by the exons ATGGACGACGCCGGAAGGGCATCCGCTCCCGCGGCGGTGACGGTCTCCGCCGCCGCACCCGCGCCTCCCCcaacccccgccgccgccgacacgTCCTCCCCCGACCCCGCCGCTCTCTATGAAG AGGGGATGTGGCAACAGATGGCCATGAACAGCGGTGCCACTATGCAACCTGGGCCATATCCTGAGCGGTCGGGCGAACCAGACTGCACTTACTACCTCAGGACTGGATTGTGTAGATTTGGCATAAGCTGCAGGTTCAATCACCCTCCGGATAGGAATCTG GCTATTGCCTCTGCCAGAATGAAGGGAGAATATCCTGAGAGGGTGGGACAGCCAGAATGTCAG TACTATCTGAAGACTGGGACATGCAAGTTTGGGCCCACTTGTAAATTCCACCATCCCAGAGAAAAGGCTGGAATTGCAGGGAGGGTGCAGCTAAACACATTAGGATATCCACTCCGCCCG AATGAAATGGAGTGTGCATATTATTTAAAAACAGGACAGTGTAAATATGGGAATACTTGTAAATTCCACCATCCTGAACTTTTCAATGTGGTGGCGTCTTCACATGGTTCTCCTATTTATCCTTCTGTACATTCCTCTGCAAGCACTGGTCCACATTCCTATACTGGAACTATAGCAAgctgggcttttccacgagCTTCTTTTATTCCAAGCTCTAAATGGCAAAGTCCTTCAAATTATGCACCAATGATTGTACCTCAGGGTCTTGTTCAAGTACCAAGCTGGAACTCATACACT AGTCAGCTGCAGTCACCTGGGGCTCAACAAACTTATGGAACTTCTCAACAAGATGAAGCCAGTGCAGTAAATCAGGGAATGTTATCACCGTACAGATCCAGTTCGTTTCCTGTGCCTCGATACGCGTTGCAGAGAGAGAATGTATTTCCTGAGAGACCTGATCAACCAGAATGCCAATATTACATGAAGACAGGAGATTGTAAATTCGGTGCAGTGTGCAAGTTCCATCATCCCCGGGTGAGATCACTGCCTCCTCCAGATTGTGTCTTAAGTCCAATGGGTCTTCCACTACGTCCA GGTGAAGAACTGTGCAAATTCTATTCTCATTATGGCATCTGCAAGTTTGGCGCCAATTGTAAATTTGACCATCCAATGGTTACTCCAATGGGAGTCTACGCTTATGGTTTCTCTGCCTCTGCTTCTCCTGCTTCTGCTTCAACTAATGAACCTATGGTTCAACGCCTTCTGGGATCCCCATCCGGTTCTAGATACACATCCTAG
- the LOC133927282 gene encoding zinc finger CCCH domain-containing protein 12-like isoform X2, translating to MDDAGRASAPAAVTVSAAAPAPPPTPAAADTSSPDPAALYEEGMWQQMAMNSGATMQPGPYPERSGEPDCTYYLRTGLCRFGISCRFNHPPDRNLAIASARMKGEYPERVGQPECQYYLKTGTCKFGPTCKFHHPREKAGIAGRVQLNTLGYPLRPNEMECAYYLKTGQCKYGNTCKFHHPELFNVVASSHGSPIYPSVHSSASTGPHSYTGTIASWAFPRASFIPSSKWQSPSNYAPMIVPQGLVQVPSWNSYTSQLQSPGAQQTYGTSQQDEASAVNQGMLSPYRSSSFPVPRYALQRENVFPERPDQPECQYYMKTGDCKFGAVCKFHHPRGEELCKFYSHYGICKFGANCKFDHPMVTPMGVYAYGFSASASPASASTNEPMVQRLLGSPSGSRYTS from the exons ATGGACGACGCCGGAAGGGCATCCGCTCCCGCGGCGGTGACGGTCTCCGCCGCCGCACCCGCGCCTCCCCcaacccccgccgccgccgacacgTCCTCCCCCGACCCCGCCGCTCTCTATGAAG AGGGGATGTGGCAACAGATGGCCATGAACAGCGGTGCCACTATGCAACCTGGGCCATATCCTGAGCGGTCGGGCGAACCAGACTGCACTTACTACCTCAGGACTGGATTGTGTAGATTTGGCATAAGCTGCAGGTTCAATCACCCTCCGGATAGGAATCTG GCTATTGCCTCTGCCAGAATGAAGGGAGAATATCCTGAGAGGGTGGGACAGCCAGAATGTCAG TACTATCTGAAGACTGGGACATGCAAGTTTGGGCCCACTTGTAAATTCCACCATCCCAGAGAAAAGGCTGGAATTGCAGGGAGGGTGCAGCTAAACACATTAGGATATCCACTCCGCCCG AATGAAATGGAGTGTGCATATTATTTAAAAACAGGACAGTGTAAATATGGGAATACTTGTAAATTCCACCATCCTGAACTTTTCAATGTGGTGGCGTCTTCACATGGTTCTCCTATTTATCCTTCTGTACATTCCTCTGCAAGCACTGGTCCACATTCCTATACTGGAACTATAGCAAgctgggcttttccacgagCTTCTTTTATTCCAAGCTCTAAATGGCAAAGTCCTTCAAATTATGCACCAATGATTGTACCTCAGGGTCTTGTTCAAGTACCAAGCTGGAACTCATACACT AGTCAGCTGCAGTCACCTGGGGCTCAACAAACTTATGGAACTTCTCAACAAGATGAAGCCAGTGCAGTAAATCAGGGAATGTTATCACCGTACAGATCCAGTTCGTTTCCTGTGCCTCGATACGCGTTGCAGAGAGAGAATGTATTTCCTGAGAGACCTGATCAACCAGAATGCCAATATTACATGAAGACAGGAGATTGTAAATTCGGTGCAGTGTGCAAGTTCCATCATCCCCGG GGTGAAGAACTGTGCAAATTCTATTCTCATTATGGCATCTGCAAGTTTGGCGCCAATTGTAAATTTGACCATCCAATGGTTACTCCAATGGGAGTCTACGCTTATGGTTTCTCTGCCTCTGCTTCTCCTGCTTCTGCTTCAACTAATGAACCTATGGTTCAACGCCTTCTGGGATCCCCATCCGGTTCTAGATACACATCCTAG